Proteins encoded within one genomic window of uncultured Sphingopyxis sp.:
- a CDS encoding dicarboxylate/amino acid:cation symporter — MAATIDLTATRTPQARPWWTHLYVQVLGAILAGVLLGHYWPSVATEFKPLGDGFIKLVKMIIAPVIFLTVATGIASIGGETRALGRVVGKTFAYFLFFSTLALIVGLVVANVIQPGAGMNIDPATLDAGAVAQYEAKAHEATLTAFLLEIIPTTFVSALTEGSILQALFAAILFGLALSHAGEPGQQVLGLLEKVSVVFFGLVGMLMKFAPVGAFGAMAFTIGRYGVESLANLGMLIATFYLTSLFFVIVVLGAVARLCGFSIFSLIAYLKAELLLVLGTSSSEAALPSLIQKLEQAGCAKPIVGLVVPTGYSFNLDGTNIYMTLAALFIAQAVGVDLSLGDQIALLLVAMVSSKGAAGVTGAGFITLAATLSIVPSVPVAGLALILGIDRFMSECRALTNFIGNALAAIVVAGWEKALDRDALHRALGGEPAPLAAQPIETDAD, encoded by the coding sequence GTGGCAGCCACGATCGATCTGACCGCGACACGCACGCCGCAAGCCCGGCCGTGGTGGACGCATCTCTATGTCCAGGTGCTCGGCGCGATCCTCGCGGGCGTGCTGCTCGGCCATTATTGGCCGTCGGTCGCGACCGAGTTCAAGCCGCTCGGCGACGGTTTCATCAAGCTCGTCAAGATGATCATTGCGCCGGTGATCTTCCTGACCGTCGCGACGGGCATCGCCTCGATCGGCGGCGAGACCAGGGCGCTCGGCCGCGTGGTCGGCAAGACCTTCGCCTATTTCCTCTTCTTCTCGACGCTCGCGCTGATTGTCGGGCTGGTGGTCGCCAATGTGATCCAGCCCGGCGCGGGGATGAACATCGACCCCGCGACGCTCGACGCCGGGGCGGTCGCGCAATATGAGGCCAAGGCGCACGAAGCGACGCTTACCGCCTTCCTGCTCGAAATCATTCCGACGACTTTCGTCTCGGCGCTGACCGAGGGATCGATCCTGCAGGCGCTGTTCGCCGCGATCCTCTTCGGCCTCGCGCTGTCGCATGCGGGCGAGCCGGGGCAGCAGGTGCTCGGCCTGCTCGAAAAGGTTTCGGTCGTCTTCTTCGGGCTCGTCGGCATGCTGATGAAATTCGCGCCGGTCGGCGCGTTCGGCGCGATGGCCTTCACGATCGGCCGCTATGGCGTCGAATCGCTCGCCAATCTCGGCATGCTGATCGCGACCTTCTACCTGACCTCGCTCTTCTTCGTGATCGTCGTCCTCGGCGCGGTCGCGCGGCTGTGCGGCTTCTCGATCTTCAGCCTGATCGCCTATCTCAAGGCCGAACTGCTGCTCGTGCTCGGCACCTCCTCGTCGGAGGCCGCCTTGCCCAGCCTCATCCAGAAGCTCGAACAGGCCGGGTGCGCGAAACCGATCGTCGGCCTCGTCGTGCCGACCGGCTACAGCTTCAACCTCGACGGCACCAACATCTACATGACGCTCGCGGCGCTGTTCATCGCGCAGGCGGTCGGCGTCGATCTCAGCTTGGGCGACCAGATCGCGCTGCTGCTCGTCGCGATGGTCAGCTCGAAGGGCGCGGCGGGGGTCACCGGCGCGGGCTTCATCACGCTCGCCGCGACGCTGTCGATCGTGCCGTCGGTGCCCGTTGCAGGCCTTGCGCTGATCCTCGGCATCGACCGCTTCATGAGCGAATGCCGCGCGCTCACCAATTTCATCGGCAATGCGCTCGCGGCGATCGTCGTCGCGGGGTGGGAAAAGGCGCTCGACCGCGACGCGCTCCACCGTGCGCTGGGGGGCGAGCCCGCGCCGCTCGCCGCGCAGCCGATCGAAACCGACGCCGATTGA
- a CDS encoding ATP-binding protein, producing MTDPPDSPSPQPPAGRRRLLVAAAIGLAILLVAGFSLARWAADRASAQADLEARQNARAHASLLESELQKFRLLPRVLTEFPDVRAALADRSDAASRRLDRELEQLAARTDAAVIYVLDAGGTTIAASNWRAPTSFVGQNYRFRPYFQGAMQRGEAELFALGTVSGRPGLYLARRVTVDGSRLGVIVLKVEFDKLEARWADSSATTLVTDAAGIVVMSSDPRWRFRSFAPLSPEAQRRLRATRSYGEARLAPLPVDRAGGDLRIGGDPFRQADERVSLPGSTLRLLQPAGPARASAGATARVIFLILLILVGAAIVTLLRLVERQTMRQAAHEALEREVAARTRDLRDANDELRLASERQAETDRRYRAAREELAQASRLGSIGQITAGVAHEINQPVAAIRSFAENARAYLDREQAGKARGNLDHIVELTARVGAITGELRNFARRAPRPLGPVPLQSAIDGTLLLIGDRLRAQGVALDVGIEEPAVAVHADRVRLEQVLINLLQNAAEAVRDTDGARVTLRAHGDGPVLIDICDNGPGVPSDIVPQLFTPFVTGRPDGLGLGLAIASDIMSGFGGALTLIPSPLGGAGFRLTLRRA from the coding sequence ATGACTGATCCGCCCGATTCGCCGTCGCCCCAGCCCCCAGCGGGCCGCCGGCGCCTGCTCGTCGCCGCCGCGATCGGCTTGGCGATCCTGCTCGTCGCGGGCTTCAGCCTCGCGCGATGGGCGGCCGATCGCGCGAGCGCGCAGGCCGATCTGGAGGCGCGCCAGAATGCGCGCGCCCATGCGAGCCTGCTCGAAAGCGAATTGCAGAAATTCCGCCTGCTGCCGCGCGTCCTCACCGAATTTCCCGACGTGCGCGCGGCGCTCGCCGACAGGAGCGACGCCGCCTCGCGCCGGCTCGACCGCGAACTCGAGCAGCTCGCGGCGCGCACCGACGCGGCGGTGATCTATGTCCTTGACGCGGGCGGCACGACGATCGCGGCGAGCAACTGGCGCGCGCCGACGAGCTTCGTCGGCCAGAACTACCGCTTCCGGCCCTATTTCCAGGGCGCGATGCAGCGCGGCGAGGCCGAACTCTTCGCGCTCGGGACGGTGAGCGGGCGCCCGGGCCTCTATCTCGCGCGCCGCGTCACCGTGGATGGGAGCCGGCTCGGCGTGATCGTGCTCAAGGTCGAATTCGACAAGCTCGAGGCGCGCTGGGCCGATTCCTCCGCGACGACGCTGGTAACCGACGCTGCCGGAATCGTCGTGATGAGCAGCGATCCGCGCTGGCGCTTCCGCTCGTTCGCGCCGCTCTCGCCCGAAGCGCAGCGGCGGCTGCGCGCGACGCGCAGCTATGGCGAGGCGCGGCTGGCGCCGCTGCCGGTCGACCGCGCGGGCGGGGACCTTCGCATCGGCGGCGATCCCTTCCGTCAGGCCGACGAGCGCGTGTCGCTCCCCGGCAGCACGCTCCGCCTGCTCCAGCCCGCCGGACCCGCGCGCGCCAGCGCCGGCGCGACCGCGCGCGTGATCTTCCTGATCCTGCTCATTCTGGTCGGCGCGGCGATCGTGACACTGCTCCGCCTCGTCGAGCGGCAGACGATGCGGCAAGCCGCGCACGAGGCGCTCGAGCGCGAGGTCGCGGCGCGCACGCGCGACCTGCGCGACGCGAACGACGAATTGCGGCTGGCATCGGAGCGGCAGGCCGAAACCGACCGCCGCTATCGCGCCGCGCGCGAGGAACTGGCGCAGGCGAGCCGGCTCGGCTCGATCGGGCAGATCACCGCGGGCGTCGCGCACGAGATCAACCAGCCGGTCGCCGCGATCCGCAGCTTCGCCGAAAACGCCCGCGCCTATCTCGACCGCGAACAGGCGGGCAAGGCGCGCGGCAATCTGGACCATATCGTCGAGCTGACCGCGCGCGTCGGCGCGATCACCGGCGAGCTTCGCAATTTCGCGCGCCGCGCGCCAAGGCCGCTCGGCCCGGTGCCGCTGCAATCGGCGATCGACGGGACGCTGCTGCTGATCGGCGACCGGCTGCGCGCGCAGGGCGTCGCGCTCGACGTGGGCATCGAAGAGCCGGCGGTGGCGGTCCATGCCGACCGCGTGCGGCTGGAGCAGGTGCTGATCAACCTGCTGCAGAATGCCGCCGAAGCGGTGCGCGATACCGACGGCGCGCGCGTCACGCTCCGCGCGCACGGCGACGGGCCGGTACTGATCGACATTTGCGACAATGGCCCCGGCGTTCCCTCCGACATCGTGCCGCAGCTGTTCACGCCTTTCGTCACCGGGCGGCCCGACGGGCTCGGGCTGGGGCTGGCGATCGCCAGCGACATCATGAGCGGCTTCGGCGGCGCGCTGACGCTCATCCCCTCGCCGCTCGGCGGCGCGGGCTTCCGCCTGACGCTGAGGCGCGCATGA
- a CDS encoding sigma-54 dependent transcriptional regulator — protein sequence MNFFTAEQTIYFVDDDAALREANVQTLDLAGLAAEAFADAHSVLPRIAADFPGVVVTDIRMPGMDGLELRAAIHAIDPEIPVVLITGHADVAMAVRALHDGAFDFLAKPFAADHLVGVVRRALAHRALILDNRRLTAAAAAIDSPLIGESPAMVRLRETIAQLAQADIDVLIEGETGTGKELVAHMLHRQSRRSAASLVAVNCAALPQELAEAELFGSDLIDRATGKLGQAGRIRSAHRGTLFLDEIDTMHGAVQAKLLRVIEEREVQPLGASAPEPVDLRVVAATKTDLMDAVRSGDFREDLYYRLHVVKLRIPPLRERRSDIPQTFAFFLDEAAAKMGLAGFRIDDAVRRHLVEHDWPGNVRELKNFAYSVVLDLPSDPGRAAMPADAPLAERVRRFEATIIEDTLAQTRGNIAETMARLGVPRKTLYDKMAKLGIDPRRFRG from the coding sequence ATGAACTTCTTCACCGCCGAGCAGACCATCTATTTCGTCGACGACGATGCGGCGCTGCGCGAGGCGAATGTCCAGACGCTCGACCTTGCGGGGCTGGCGGCCGAGGCCTTTGCCGATGCGCACAGCGTGCTGCCGCGGATCGCCGCCGATTTTCCGGGCGTCGTCGTCACCGACATCCGGATGCCGGGGATGGACGGGCTCGAACTGCGCGCGGCGATCCACGCGATCGATCCCGAGATTCCGGTCGTGCTGATCACCGGCCATGCCGACGTCGCGATGGCGGTGCGGGCGCTGCACGACGGCGCCTTCGACTTCCTCGCCAAGCCCTTTGCCGCCGACCATCTGGTGGGCGTCGTCCGCCGCGCGCTCGCGCACCGCGCGCTGATCCTCGACAACCGGCGGCTGACTGCCGCGGCGGCGGCGATCGACAGCCCGCTGATCGGCGAAAGCCCGGCGATGGTGCGGCTGCGCGAGACGATCGCGCAGCTGGCGCAGGCCGACATCGACGTGCTGATCGAGGGCGAGACGGGGACGGGCAAGGAGCTTGTCGCGCATATGCTCCACCGCCAGAGCCGTCGCAGCGCCGCCTCGCTCGTCGCGGTCAATTGCGCCGCGCTGCCCCAGGAACTGGCCGAGGCCGAACTGTTCGGCAGCGACCTGATCGACCGCGCGACGGGCAAGCTGGGACAAGCGGGGCGCATCCGCAGCGCGCATCGCGGGACCCTGTTCCTCGACGAGATCGACACGATGCACGGCGCGGTGCAGGCGAAGCTGCTGCGCGTGATCGAGGAGCGCGAAGTGCAGCCGCTGGGCGCCAGCGCGCCCGAGCCCGTCGACCTGCGCGTCGTCGCGGCGACCAAGACCGATTTGATGGACGCGGTGCGTAGCGGCGATTTCCGCGAGGATCTCTACTATAGGCTGCACGTCGTGAAACTGCGCATCCCGCCGCTGCGCGAACGGCGGTCGGATATTCCGCAAACCTTCGCCTTCTTCCTCGACGAAGCCGCGGCCAAGATGGGGCTGGCGGGCTTTCGGATCGACGATGCGGTGCGCCGCCACCTGGTCGAGCATGATTGGCCGGGTAATGTCCGCGAGCTCAAGAATTTCGCCTATAGCGTCGTGCTCGACCTGCCGTCGGACCCCGGCCGCGCCGCGATGCCCGCCGACGCGCCGCTCGCCGAGCGCGTGCGCCGGTTCGAGGCGACGATCATTGAGGACACGCTG